In Streptomyces violaceusniger Tu 4113, one DNA window encodes the following:
- a CDS encoding serine/threonine-protein kinase produces the protein MTAAVAACQRRDCGGSYEDVGGGELYCDVCGMAPVVSPQGLVASPPTGITGQGGPVGGSSSSGGGSSSGGGSSSSVRGSSLSSGQGSSPLSGRDSSSGASGRSRSARSSSSRRSVSGRLSRSMSGRTSSRSVSVRSSRSSTSASSGRNALGAGLVSVPDVPRPDPRTAVLADPEVPERKRFCSRGDCGAPVGRARGERPGRTEGFCTKCGHPYSFVPKLNPGDIVHGQYEVAGCLAHGGLGWIYLAIDRAVSDRWVVLKGLLDTGDEEALAAAVSERRFLAEIEHSNIVRIYNFVEHLDQRTGSLDGYIVMEYVGGKSLKDIANALRTTDGRRNPLPVEQACAYGIEALEALGHLHSRNLLYCDFKVDNAIQQQDQLKLIDMGAVRRMDDHDSPIYGTVGYQAPEIAETGPSVASDLYTVARTLAVLTFDFQGYTNVFVDSLPDPEHIEVFRRYESFYRLLVRATDPDPGRRFASAREMADQLTGVLREVVALQTGRPRPALSTLFGPEPRVVDTELFADDGQDPSLLGARPIGRGATAPVPAQRPPGPLALPLPAIATLEGGATALALPVPLVDPDDPNAGFLAGLLAAEPAEMSAALRTAPVDSVELRLRRVRAQLELSQEQDAGVALTGLEAAYSDDWRIVWYRGLHALATGDRETAALSFDGVYDAFPGEPAPKLALGVCAEVLGQLDNAAEYYRLVWATDPSFVSAAFGLARVLLCSGDRAGAVRALESVPESSIHYTAARVAAVRARLRQRAPYDALLGDLAASAAQVERLGEFGLDAVRRERLRTEVLGSALDWVLSGSSGAPPGHNRPPLLGSSLDERGLRLGLERSYRVLARLAQRGEERIELVERANRFRPRTWV, from the coding sequence ATGACTGCGGCGGTCGCCGCCTGCCAGCGGCGTGACTGCGGCGGGTCCTACGAGGACGTGGGCGGAGGCGAGCTGTACTGCGATGTCTGCGGTATGGCCCCGGTCGTCTCACCGCAGGGGTTGGTGGCCTCACCGCCCACCGGGATCACCGGGCAGGGCGGACCGGTCGGGGGCTCCTCGTCTTCGGGAGGAGGCTCGTCATCGGGCGGCGGATCCTCGTCGTCGGTCAGGGGCTCCTCCCTGTCGTCCGGCCAAGGATCCTCCCCGTTGTCCGGCCGGGACTCCTCGTCCGGCGCCTCGGGCCGGTCGCGTTCGGCACGCTCCTCCTCGTCCCGGCGCTCGGTGTCCGGGCGGCTGTCCCGCTCCATGTCCGGGCGGACCTCGTCGCGTTCGGTCTCGGTGCGCAGCTCCCGCTCCTCCACCTCGGCCTCCTCGGGGCGGAACGCACTGGGCGCCGGTCTGGTCAGCGTCCCGGATGTGCCGCGCCCCGATCCGCGGACGGCGGTGCTCGCGGACCCCGAGGTCCCCGAGCGGAAGCGGTTCTGCAGCCGCGGGGACTGCGGTGCCCCGGTGGGCCGCGCCCGCGGCGAGCGGCCGGGCCGCACCGAGGGGTTCTGCACCAAATGCGGCCATCCGTACTCGTTCGTACCGAAGCTGAACCCCGGTGACATCGTCCACGGCCAGTACGAGGTCGCGGGCTGTCTGGCGCACGGCGGGCTCGGCTGGATCTATCTGGCCATCGACCGCGCGGTCTCGGACCGCTGGGTGGTCCTCAAGGGCCTGCTGGACACGGGCGACGAGGAGGCCCTGGCGGCCGCCGTCTCCGAGCGCCGCTTCCTCGCCGAGATCGAGCACTCCAACATCGTCCGGATCTACAACTTCGTCGAGCATCTCGACCAGCGCACCGGCAGCCTCGACGGCTACATCGTCATGGAGTACGTGGGCGGCAAGTCCCTCAAGGACATCGCCAACGCCCTGCGCACCACCGACGGCCGGCGCAATCCGCTGCCCGTCGAGCAGGCCTGCGCCTACGGCATCGAGGCCCTGGAGGCGCTCGGCCATCTGCACAGCCGCAATCTGCTCTACTGCGACTTCAAGGTCGACAACGCCATTCAGCAGCAGGACCAGCTCAAACTGATCGACATGGGCGCGGTCCGGCGGATGGACGACCACGACAGCCCCATCTACGGAACGGTCGGCTACCAGGCCCCCGAGATCGCCGAGACCGGCCCGTCGGTCGCCTCCGATCTCTACACGGTGGCGCGCACCCTGGCCGTGCTCACCTTCGACTTCCAGGGCTATACCAACGTCTTCGTGGACAGCCTGCCGGACCCCGAGCACATCGAGGTCTTCCGGCGCTATGAATCCTTCTACCGGCTGCTGGTGCGGGCCACCGACCCGGACCCGGGGCGCCGCTTCGCCTCCGCGCGGGAAATGGCCGACCAGCTCACCGGGGTGCTGCGAGAGGTCGTGGCGCTGCAGACCGGGCGGCCCCGGCCGGCCCTGTCCACCCTCTTCGGACCCGAACCACGCGTCGTGGACACCGAGTTGTTCGCCGACGACGGCCAGGATCCGTCCCTGCTGGGCGCCCGGCCCATCGGCCGGGGTGCCACCGCGCCCGTCCCCGCGCAGCGGCCGCCGGGCCCGCTGGCCCTGCCGCTGCCCGCCATCGCCACGTTGGAAGGGGGAGCCACCGCGCTGGCGCTCCCGGTGCCGCTGGTGGACCCGGACGACCCCAACGCCGGGTTCCTGGCCGGGCTGCTGGCCGCCGAGCCCGCCGAGATGAGCGCCGCGCTGCGGACCGCGCCCGTCGACTCGGTCGAGCTGCGGCTGCGCCGGGTCCGCGCCCAGCTCGAGCTGAGCCAGGAGCAGGACGCGGGCGTCGCGCTCACCGGTCTGGAGGCCGCGTACAGCGACGACTGGCGGATCGTCTGGTACCGGGGGCTGCACGCGCTGGCCACCGGCGACCGCGAGACGGCTGCGCTCTCCTTCGACGGCGTCTACGACGCGTTCCCCGGTGAGCCCGCGCCCAAGCTGGCGCTCGGCGTCTGCGCCGAGGTCCTCGGCCAGTTGGACAACGCGGCGGAGTACTACCGGCTGGTGTGGGCCACCGACCCGAGCTTTGTGAGCGCCGCCTTCGGCCTCGCCCGGGTCCTGCTGTGCTCCGGGGACCGGGCGGGCGCGGTGCGGGCCCTGGAATCGGTCCCGGAGTCCTCGATCCACTACACGGCGGCGCGGGTCGCCGCCGTAAGGGCCCGGCTGCGCCAGCGCGCCCCATACGACGCCCTGCTGGGCGATCTGGCGGCCTCGGCCGCCCAGGTCGAGCGGCTGGGCGAGTTCGGGCTGGACGCGGTGCGGCGCGAGCGGCTGCGTACGGAGGTCCTGGGCAGTGCCCTGGATTGGGTACTGTCCGGCAGCAGCGGGGCGCCCCCGGGACACAACCGGCCGCCTCTGCTCGGCAGCAGCCTCGACGAGCGCGGGCTGCGCTTGGGATTGGAGCGCTCGTACCGGGTACTCGCCAGACTCGCGCAGCGAGGCGAGGAGAGGATCGAACTGGTGGAGCGGGCCAACCGTTTCCGCCCCAGGACGTGGGTGTGA
- a CDS encoding PP2C family protein-serine/threonine phosphatase, whose product MSQMPQPARLSACPTCDEPPQAGDRYCDQCGADLTAAAAPAAPTPGDRPVPPQSNGAARSPHPEPEPDDYELAAPVPDGYGQPADPRAAEALGAPEAAPPTETGTPPEIDTGANASTHTSAATSTGSMAGTDTGADPRLPGGEHRARCTACQEGTIDQDGYCERCGHAQARERDHMESELEGIAAATDRGLRHHRNEDAFAVSAAALPDGSPVMVAVVCDGVSSATRPDEASAAAAHVAGEALRASLPRGAHPQQAMNEAIVAAAEAVNSLAMETGAAPAHPEGQRHQNAPACTIVSAVVTSDILTIGWVGDSRAYWVPDDRTAPPARLTEDDSWAAQMVAAGLMSEAEAYADQRAHAITGWLGADAYELEPHTASYKPDRPGVVVVCTDGLWNYAESAEQMARAVPSDARSRPLNSAQILVGHALDGGGHDNVTVAVVPFPAAPGRAGSA is encoded by the coding sequence ATGTCGCAGATGCCGCAGCCGGCCCGGCTGTCAGCCTGCCCGACCTGTGATGAGCCGCCGCAGGCGGGGGACAGATACTGCGATCAGTGCGGTGCCGATCTGACGGCGGCGGCCGCGCCGGCGGCGCCGACGCCCGGCGACCGGCCGGTGCCGCCGCAGTCGAACGGCGCGGCGCGGTCCCCCCACCCGGAGCCGGAGCCGGACGACTACGAGCTGGCCGCCCCGGTCCCCGACGGGTACGGACAGCCGGCCGATCCGCGGGCCGCGGAGGCGCTCGGCGCGCCCGAGGCGGCGCCACCCACCGAGACCGGCACCCCCCCGGAGATCGACACGGGGGCCAACGCGAGTACGCACACCAGCGCGGCGACCAGCACGGGCAGCATGGCGGGCACCGACACCGGGGCGGACCCCCGGCTGCCCGGCGGCGAGCACCGCGCCCGGTGCACCGCGTGCCAGGAGGGCACCATCGACCAGGACGGATACTGCGAGCGCTGCGGACACGCCCAGGCACGCGAACGCGACCATATGGAGAGCGAGTTGGAGGGCATCGCCGCGGCCACCGACCGAGGGCTGCGCCATCACCGCAATGAGGACGCGTTCGCGGTGTCCGCCGCCGCGCTGCCCGACGGCTCACCGGTCATGGTCGCCGTGGTGTGCGACGGCGTCTCCTCGGCCACCCGCCCCGACGAAGCCTCGGCCGCCGCGGCCCATGTGGCCGGTGAGGCGCTGCGGGCCTCGCTGCCGCGCGGCGCCCACCCCCAGCAGGCCATGAACGAGGCGATCGTCGCCGCCGCCGAGGCGGTCAACTCGCTGGCCATGGAGACCGGCGCGGCCCCTGCCCACCCCGAGGGCCAGCGCCATCAGAACGCACCGGCCTGCACCATCGTCAGCGCCGTCGTCACCAGCGACATCCTCACCATCGGCTGGGTCGGCGACAGCCGCGCCTACTGGGTCCCCGACGACCGTACGGCCCCGCCGGCCCGGCTCACCGAGGACGACTCCTGGGCGGCCCAGATGGTGGCCGCGGGGCTGATGTCGGAGGCGGAGGCGTACGCGGACCAGCGCGCCCACGCCATCACCGGCTGGCTCGGGGCGGACGCCTATGAGCTGGAGCCCCACACCGCCTCCTACAAACCGGACCGGCCGGGCGTCGTGGTGGTGTGCACCGACGGGCTGTGGAACTACGCCGAATCGGCGGAGCAGATGGCCCGCGCGGTGCCGTCGGACGCCCGTTCCCGGCCGCTGAACAGCGCCCAGATCCTGGTCGGCCACGCCCTCGACGGCGGGGGCCACGACAACGTAACAGTGGCGGTCGTGCCGTTCCCCGCGGCCCCGGGCCGGGCAGGATCCGCCTGA